CGGGGGTCCCCGAAGGCCGCCGCGAACCGCCTCGCCTTCGCCTCGTCGCGGCTGGCGACGGCGGCGACCTCGATGTCGGGGCAGGCAGCCATCGCCGGAAGAGTGCGGCGCCAGGCGATGTCCGCGCAGCCGAGAACGCCGACGCGCAATGGATCTTGTGCTGCGGCCATCACCAGTCCTCATCAGGCGGGGGTGGTCAGTACGGGCGTCGCCGGCCCGTCGACGGACCGCCGCTGCAGGATGGAATCCGCGATCTCGCCGCCACGCACGGCGATGTTCGACAGGAGGGACGAGGTCAGTCCGTGGGTGTGTTCGGTGCCGCCCTGGAGGTAGATGCCGCACGACACATCCGGTGTGGTGACCAGCCGGTAGTCGCGATCGATCCGGTATCTTCCCGCACCGTCACGCAGGCAGTAGCCGTCGAGGTCGCCGAGTACGTCGCTCGGGTCCATGGCGTCGTAGCCGGTGGCGAAGACGAGCGCATCCACATCGAGGTCCTGGGAACCGCCGTCGAGCAGCGACTCCATGGAGACGCGCGACTCGTTCCCCATCCGCTTGACATTCGTGACCCGAGCCATGTTGAGGATGTTCAGGCGCTTGGTCCCGCGCAGTTCCTCCATGTACATCCGCTGATACAGGTCCCGGATGACTTCGTCGTCGACAACCGAATAGTTCGTGTTCTTGTGGTAGCGCCAGAAGGCTTCCCGGGCGCGCTCCGTACCGAAATAGTAGTCATCGACCGCCGTGGAGTCGAACACCCGGTTGGCGAACGGGGTATCGTCCGCGATTGAATATCCGTAGGACGGGATGATCGCGTAGACCTGAGCTTGCGGAAGGTTGTCGTACATAAACCTGGCGATCTCGG
The sequence above is a segment of the Streptomyces sp. NBC_01255 genome. Coding sequences within it:
- a CDS encoding lysine N(6)-hydroxylase/L-ornithine N(5)-oxygenase family protein, translating into MDANAVEIYDVVGVGFGPSNLAFAIALEENGAGSPAGPVASAFFERQSSFGWHRNMLLPSATMQVSFLKDLATLRNPVSRFGFLSFLHASDRLEKFINTQTFFPTREEFHQYLDWAQALFSDRVSYGSEVAGIQLPVETSSKTAQYLQVRVRDSGTGDTRTVAARNVVISTGLVPQVPDGVASDERVWHSSEFLERFKQARPDTLKKVAVVGAGQSGAEIARFMYDNLPQAQVYAIIPSYGYSIADDTPFANRVFDSTAVDDYYFGTERAREAFWRYHKNTNYSVVDDEVIRDLYQRMYMEELRGTKRLNILNMARVTNVKRMGNESRVSMESLLDGGSQDLDVDALVFATGYDAMDPSDVLGDLDGYCLRDGAGRYRIDRDYRLVTTPDVSCGIYLQGGTEHTHGLTSSLLSNIAVRGGEIADSILQRRSVDGPATPVLTTPA